The genomic stretch ACATGGAAGCGATTCCACATGGAAAATTGTGTGTATTCCTGACTAGTACAAGCACATAAAGATGTAAATAACCCTATACAGTTATCGTGAAGAAATAGAGTTTCAGCAAAACAGCAAGCCCCAACTGCAACAAGAATATCCCTGCAACGATCAGGAACCATCGCTCGCCAGAATTTACAATGTGCGCACGGAGATTTACAGCAACGAAGGTAGCAGACATGAAACCAGCAACGCCAGCAATCACCCATCTGAATATTTCTATTGGCACAATAGACAGAAGCTGTCACACAAAAGGAGAAAGAACTTTCAGTCAACTTCAAATGCTAAAGCAGTGTAGAAATACTCCAAATCATTTGAACAGGTAATATACTAGTATTTTGTCAACAGAGAATTAGTAAATGACAGATATAGCTTACATGCAAGTAAAAATAGTAGACagcttttttttcattttgacAATTGATCCATAGAGAAGTATTTGTCCATACGCAACCGGTATCACTAGATTAATCATGAATCCTACTAACATACTACACAACTATATAACTTGTAAAACCATGAACTACAATTATAGTAGCAAAAAAGGGTACCTAGCAAACAAATTATATTGGTAAATGGTGGTAGTAATGGCCCTTGGAATTTATTTGGTTTCATTTACATACAAAAGCAGTGCAAATTCTTTAAACTCAAGCTTGCTGATTGATTTACATGTGTTAGAATCCACAATCCAGTGAACATTTCCCATAGAAAAGGCCAAATCTCAAGCAACTTTAACAATAGGCCATAGTGGCACACAATTGTAAACTAAAAGAATTGTAATTCCTACGTATATGTGCCTTTTAGTAAGAAACTTACCGATGCTGGAATGAAGATGAACAGGGAGTATCCATATAGGCACCACAATTGCACAAGACCAGCAGGTGCTGAGAAGTATTTGAGAATAACATATAAAAGAAGAGGAACAAACGTCACGTAGCCATAGAATAAGCCAGCAGACCAGGTAACCAAGTTGATATCATAGTTCCATTCCTTCTTGTGCCATTTGTGGGATAGGTAGGTGACAAAAGTAGCAATAGATGCAGCAACAAAAATCAGGGTGGTGCATGTCCAAAATGGCCCATACCTACAGAATACAAAATGAAACAGAAGGCACAGCAGATCAGTAGCAAATTACAAAGAATTAATCATTCAGACAAATATAGAATCTTCCCAGTGACTCATATTCGCCAAGTTCTCTGTACTATTATATCATTGTTAGTTACAAAGTTATTAAGTATCGTTCATATGCCCTAAACTGAAATGGTTGGTAGTCGAATTGTTCTTTTCAGAAAGAAGCAGTCAATGCAACTTCATAGGCATATTCTACTTTGATGTAGATCCACTACAGATGACCATACACGACATAGAGAAACAGCAATTTGATTGCAAATGAACATAATGTCTTCAAAAGGAATAAAGGATATCATAAATTTGTATTTCAATTTTCAACCCAATAGCAAGTGCAAATACTAATAGCTAGTTCATGCTTGCTATTTGCTGAAATAAACTCTACAGAAACTCGCATAGAAAGGGCTCTGACATTGCAGCCATCTTAAAATCTTAAAACAAACTCAAAGAATCATATCAGCAATCCTCAATGCTGGACAATAATAACTGTTCCAAGGATCAGTTCAACCAAAAACCAACAGATCCCACTCAAAAATAAACTAAGTATTGGAACAACCCAACTATCAGTGAGTAGAACAAGATATGCGAATGCACAAAACTACGTAACCAACACATTCCAGCCAAAGCAAACACACCCACATTCAACACCAAAGAGCAATTtgatctatgaataatgaaatcCAGCATATACATTAACTCACAATGGTCTACAGCGTCTGCTACCTAAGGGAACATGTTTCAGTAATGCAGCAAAATTGAGCTATACTATGTTCTCTGAGAGGGGAACTGATTGAGGAACATACAGATCAGGGTTCTCGGAGGTCTTCTCGGTAAATGTGCCGCGGAAGGGGAAGACGGACTCCCAGATCCTCTCGACAACGTCGGAAGTGTCAACGTCGAAGTAGGGCTTGTAAGCCGCCACGGAGAACATGCGGAACCAGCCGCCCTGCGCAGCATCATCTGACCCGGCGCTGCTGCCTCTGCCACCGCTTCCGGCTCCTCCGCCCTTTGACGAGAAGGTGTCTGCGCAAAAAAAAAAGCCACCGTGGCCAGGTCAGTGAGTCGGATCCGAAGAGAAACGTGAAGAGCACGGGAGCTGAGGCTGCGAGATCTGACCGTCGGCGTCGGTGGGTGGGCGGTAGGCGCCAGCGATCTTGCCCCTGGCCTCGGACGGCGGGAAGGTCTGGAGGTTGGAGTCGGCGAACCTGATGGCCGGCGGATCTGTCCCCGTGGCCGCCTGCGTGGTGTGGCAAGAGAGAGATAGTGAGGCCGGCTGTGTGCCGCTGCGAGAGGACGGGAGGGAGACCGGCAGAAACGGCGGTTGCATACCGGGACGGATCCGGAGGCCTTGGGGTCGTCGAGGGCGGAGTACCCACCGCCGGACATCATCTTCGCCGGCCCACGGCAGACGGCGGAGACGGAGCTGTGCTTCGCGGCGAGCAGGGGTGAGGAGTCAGGCCGGCCGCGTGAAGGAGACGGAGGGGAGAGCGGATGGTTTATGCGGGATCTGGCTGCGGCTTCCGCTTCTCGTTGGATTGTACCAGACCGGGCCCACTTGGCGCGCTCTGTTTACGTGAACCGTGTCGGCGCGGGCGGTTGCTTATGGGAGATGAAAGTGCTCACCGTCGTGTTGCCGTGAGTGTTTTGCTGATATAGTATAGTTATTAAAAAGATAGAGTAAAAATTGTAGAAATTAGATTTAAGTTAGAAGTTATATCTGTACAAGAACTAAGATATGAAAGAATATGATTGATTGATGGAGAATAGAGAGAGAATGTATATAATTAAACAAAAAActattttataaaaattatttattgGGACCACAGTTTTTATTTGTatagtgtctatagaaattaataacTACATATAATTTCTAGCATTAAGAGTGCCCTAAAACCATCAGGGTGGCGTACTGCCCAAGCACCTAAGTTGTCCAACTTCATGTCAGCTACCGGTGGTCACGCTTCACTAGTCTCGGCAGAGAACATGATAGAGAGATAAATgggttgcttagtttttaaaaattttgcaaaattttttaagatttttcatcatatcgaatctgtcataccgaattttacggcacatgaat from Sorghum bicolor cultivar BTx623 chromosome 3, Sorghum_bicolor_NCBIv3, whole genome shotgun sequence encodes the following:
- the LOC8084812 gene encoding protein YIPF1 homolog produces the protein MMSGGGYSALDDPKASGSVPAATGTDPPAIRFADSNLQTFPPSEARGKIAGAYRPPTDADDTFSSKGGGAGSGGRGSSAGSDDAAQGGWFRMFSVAAYKPYFDVDTSDVVERIWESVFPFRGTFTEKTSENPDLYGPFWTCTTLIFVAASIATFVTYLSHKWHKKEWNYDINLVTWSAGLFYGYVTFVPLLLYVILKYFSAPAGLVQLWCLYGYSLFIFIPASLLSIVPIEIFRWVIAGVAGFMSATFVAVNLRAHIVNSGERWFLIVAGIFLLQLGLAVLLKLYFFTITV